A genomic segment from Pleurodeles waltl isolate 20211129_DDA chromosome 9, aPleWal1.hap1.20221129, whole genome shotgun sequence encodes:
- the HIF3A gene encoding hypoxia-inducible factor 3-alpha isoform X4, translated as MDVQMEGCPLRSLDGFLMVLSEDGDMIFLSDNVDKHLGLGQLELIGQSVYDFIHPCDQDELQDLLSIRGLSQKAKLSAEYSFSLRMKSTLVSKGRTVHLKSSSWKVLQCSGHMKTSHLYVPPASGTDAGPQEAPQRFLVLICESIAHPSHIEYPLDSRTFLSRHTLDMKFTYCDERISELAGYSSEDLIGFTVYEYVHAQDSDSVGKSMHSLLSKGQAVTAYYRFLAKNGGYFWAQTQATTVGIGKSGVPEGVVCLHSMLSTIQGADTILSLEQTEGKRLQPGPGSSLELVKFTPEMDMYSKQAGEVEPLCAEIIMALANCTSGVSKNKLLVFLHPADLSDEDIESDPRQFSSPDLQELLGPIFDPPRRRPSVSQKHLIEEASTPVNDLGPSPPANASSSTPLAQSQTKRLLGMEEIQKFFASGKKGASKETMQELESLDLEMLAPYISMDEDFLLSCAGQLSLETKDARVPENCVQKSTLSASLLVLTTSTQQNQNHFLISENLSGWESETCVAPTGVTQSTEEVSLHPLGIREGVVLDSTETEMPEEMRKGSHTGTQLKHRKRAFQLSEEEESEATDAPKRPCLSQCGHLEQSVQSMGSLENVDGSSTERNDQEGAVAQRRLSVLDEPMVLFSNILPFVTEDPALSELALTDDEQEPLGSSREHFLSEDEFLWALEQAT; from the exons ATGGATGTACAGATGGAAGGCTGCCCGCTGCGATCCTTAGATGGCTTTCTCATGGTCCTGAGTGAGGATGGAGACATGATTTTCCTGTCGGATAACGTGGACAAGCACCTGGGACTTGGCCAA CTGGAGCTGATCGGGCAGAGTGTCTATGACTTCATCCATCCATGTGACCAAGATGAACTACAGGACCTGTTAAGCATTCGGG GTCTGTCGCAGAAGGCGAAGCTCAGCGCAGAATACAGTTTCTCTCTCAGGATGAAAAGCACTTTGGTCAGCAAAGGCCGAACAGTTCACCTTAAATCATCTAGCTGGAAG GTCCTGCAATGCTCCGGGCACATGAAGACCAGTCATCTTTACGTACCGCCAGCGTCCGGTACAGATGCAGGGCCCCAAGAGGCTCCACAGAGGTTCCTGGTTCTAATCTGTGAATCCATTGCACACCCGTCTCACATTGAATATCCTCTGGACAGCCGGACCTTCCTGAGCCGTCACACCCTGGACATGAAGTTCACATACTGCgatgaaag GATATCGGAGCTAGCAGGATACTCATCAGAGGATCTCATAGGCTTCACAGTATACGAGTACGTTCACGCACAGGATTCAGATTCCGTTGGGAAAAGCATGCACAGCT TACTGAGCAAAGGTCAGGCAGTCACAGCGTATTACCGGTTTCTGGCCAAGAATGGGGGATATTTTTGGGCGCAAACCCAAGCTACAACTGTTGGAATTGGAAAGAGCGGCGTACCCGAAGGCGTGGTCTGCCTCCACTCCATGCTTAG CACCATCCAAGGGGCGGACACCATTCTGTCATTGGAGCAGACTGAAGGCAAACGCTTGCAACCAGGTCCTGGGAGCTCACTCGAACTTGTCAAATTCACTCCAGAGATGGACATGTACTCTAAGCAGGCTGGAGAGGTGGAACCACTGTGTGCAGAGATCATCATGGCCCTGGCCAACTGCACGTCAG GGGTGAGCAAGAACAAGCTCCTGGTTTTCCTTCACCCGGCAGATCTCAGTGATGAGGACATCGAATCCGACCCACGCCAGTTCTCCAGTCCAGACCTTCAGGAGCTCCTGGGGCCTATTTTTGACCCACCCAGAAGGAGACCTTCAGTGTCACAGAAGCATTTGATTGAGGAGGCCAGCACACCCGTGAATGACCTGGGGCCCTCACCGCCTGCAAACGCCTCAAGCAGCACGCCCCTG GCGCAGTCACAGACGAAACGCCTTCTGGGCATGGAAGAGATTCAGAAATTCTTCGCTTCTGGCAAAAAGGGTGCAAGCAAGGAGACGATGCAG GAATTGGAGTCACTGGACCTCGAGATGCTGGCCCCGTACATTTCAATGGATGAAGATTTCCTGCTGAGCTGTGCAGGGCAACTGTCCTTAGAAACGAAGGATGCCAGAGTTCCAGAGAACTGTGTTCAGAAATCCACCTTATCTGCGTCTTTACTTGTTCTTACTACCAGTACCCAGCAAAACCAAAACCACTTTCTGATTAGCGAGAACCTTTCTGGTTGGGAGAGTGAGACTTGTGTAGCACCCACTGGAGTAACTCAGTCTACAGAAGAGGTCAGTTTGCATCCACTTGGCATCAGAGAAGGTGTAGTGTTGGATTCAACAGAAACTGAAATGCCAGAAGAGATGAGGAAGGGAAGCCACACTGGAACACAGCTTAAGCACCGTAAGAG GGCGTTTCAGCTGTCGGAGGAAGAGGAATCTGAGGCGACAGATGCCCCTAAACGTCCTTGTCTGTCACAGTGTGGCCACTTGGAACAGTCTGTCCAGAGTATG GGGTCCCTGGAGAATGTTGACGGAAGCAGTACAGAAAGGAACGACCAAGAGGGAGCTGTCGCACAAAGGAGGCTGTCTGTGCTGGACGAGCCTATGG
- the HIF3A gene encoding hypoxia-inducible factor 3-alpha isoform X3: protein MRLALSHLKMQRLLAAVEWTDATEMDVQMEGCPLRSLDGFLMVLSEDGDMIFLSDNVDKHLGLGQLELIGQSVYDFIHPCDQDELQDLLSIRGLSQKAKLSAEYSFSLRMKSTLVSKGRTVHLKSSSWKVLQCSGHMKTSHLYVPPASGTDAGPQEAPQRFLVLICESIAHPSHIEYPLDSRTFLSRHTLDMKFTYCDERISELAGYSSEDLIGFTVYEYVHAQDSDSVGKSMHSLLSKGQAVTAYYRFLAKNGGYFWAQTQATTVGIGKSGVPEGVVCLHSMLSTIQGADTILSLEQTEGKRLQPGPGSSLELVKFTPEMDMYSKQAGEVEPLCAEIIMALANCTSGVSKNKLLVFLHPADLSDEDIESDPRQFSSPDLQELLGPIFDPPRRRPSVSQKHLIEEASTPVNDLGPSPPANASSSTPLAQSQTKRLLGMEEIQKFFASGKKGASKETMQELESLDLEMLAPYISMDEDFLLSCAGQLSLETKDARVPENCVQKSTLSASLLVLTTSTQQNQNHFLISENLSGWESETCVAPTGVTQSTEEVSLHPLGIREGVVLDSTETEMPEEMRKGSHTGTQLKHRKRAFQLSEEEESEATDAPKRPCLSQCGHLEQSVQSMGSLENVDGSSTERNDQEGAVAQRRLSVLDEPMVLFSNILPFVTEDPALSELALTDDEQEPLGSSREHFLSEDEFLWALEQAT, encoded by the exons TGGAGTGGACGGACGCAACAGAAATGGATGTACAGATGGAAGGCTGCCCGCTGCGATCCTTAGATGGCTTTCTCATGGTCCTGAGTGAGGATGGAGACATGATTTTCCTGTCGGATAACGTGGACAAGCACCTGGGACTTGGCCAA CTGGAGCTGATCGGGCAGAGTGTCTATGACTTCATCCATCCATGTGACCAAGATGAACTACAGGACCTGTTAAGCATTCGGG GTCTGTCGCAGAAGGCGAAGCTCAGCGCAGAATACAGTTTCTCTCTCAGGATGAAAAGCACTTTGGTCAGCAAAGGCCGAACAGTTCACCTTAAATCATCTAGCTGGAAG GTCCTGCAATGCTCCGGGCACATGAAGACCAGTCATCTTTACGTACCGCCAGCGTCCGGTACAGATGCAGGGCCCCAAGAGGCTCCACAGAGGTTCCTGGTTCTAATCTGTGAATCCATTGCACACCCGTCTCACATTGAATATCCTCTGGACAGCCGGACCTTCCTGAGCCGTCACACCCTGGACATGAAGTTCACATACTGCgatgaaag GATATCGGAGCTAGCAGGATACTCATCAGAGGATCTCATAGGCTTCACAGTATACGAGTACGTTCACGCACAGGATTCAGATTCCGTTGGGAAAAGCATGCACAGCT TACTGAGCAAAGGTCAGGCAGTCACAGCGTATTACCGGTTTCTGGCCAAGAATGGGGGATATTTTTGGGCGCAAACCCAAGCTACAACTGTTGGAATTGGAAAGAGCGGCGTACCCGAAGGCGTGGTCTGCCTCCACTCCATGCTTAG CACCATCCAAGGGGCGGACACCATTCTGTCATTGGAGCAGACTGAAGGCAAACGCTTGCAACCAGGTCCTGGGAGCTCACTCGAACTTGTCAAATTCACTCCAGAGATGGACATGTACTCTAAGCAGGCTGGAGAGGTGGAACCACTGTGTGCAGAGATCATCATGGCCCTGGCCAACTGCACGTCAG GGGTGAGCAAGAACAAGCTCCTGGTTTTCCTTCACCCGGCAGATCTCAGTGATGAGGACATCGAATCCGACCCACGCCAGTTCTCCAGTCCAGACCTTCAGGAGCTCCTGGGGCCTATTTTTGACCCACCCAGAAGGAGACCTTCAGTGTCACAGAAGCATTTGATTGAGGAGGCCAGCACACCCGTGAATGACCTGGGGCCCTCACCGCCTGCAAACGCCTCAAGCAGCACGCCCCTG GCGCAGTCACAGACGAAACGCCTTCTGGGCATGGAAGAGATTCAGAAATTCTTCGCTTCTGGCAAAAAGGGTGCAAGCAAGGAGACGATGCAG GAATTGGAGTCACTGGACCTCGAGATGCTGGCCCCGTACATTTCAATGGATGAAGATTTCCTGCTGAGCTGTGCAGGGCAACTGTCCTTAGAAACGAAGGATGCCAGAGTTCCAGAGAACTGTGTTCAGAAATCCACCTTATCTGCGTCTTTACTTGTTCTTACTACCAGTACCCAGCAAAACCAAAACCACTTTCTGATTAGCGAGAACCTTTCTGGTTGGGAGAGTGAGACTTGTGTAGCACCCACTGGAGTAACTCAGTCTACAGAAGAGGTCAGTTTGCATCCACTTGGCATCAGAGAAGGTGTAGTGTTGGATTCAACAGAAACTGAAATGCCAGAAGAGATGAGGAAGGGAAGCCACACTGGAACACAGCTTAAGCACCGTAAGAG GGCGTTTCAGCTGTCGGAGGAAGAGGAATCTGAGGCGACAGATGCCCCTAAACGTCCTTGTCTGTCACAGTGTGGCCACTTGGAACAGTCTGTCCAGAGTATG GGGTCCCTGGAGAATGTTGACGGAAGCAGTACAGAAAGGAACGACCAAGAGGGAGCTGTCGCACAAAGGAGGCTGTCTGTGCTGGACGAGCCTATGG